GACCTCGCGACCACCCTCGCGCTTCCACCCGAGACGGTCGCCTGCACCCACCTGATCCGCACGGAGACGCGCAGGGGGACGGCCGTATCCCTGGAGTTGCCTGATGGCGAGGCGGCGGAGAAGGCATGGCAACAGCTCACGGCGACGGAGATGGGCGCGGCCCTGGACGACCGTAGACACGGGCCATCCGCGGCCGCGGTGCTGGCCGCGGCGGAACACACCGCACACCGGTCCGGCCGAGCCGTACTCTTCCCCGGCTCGGATCAACTCACCGGCACGGTCACAGTGGCCGACCTCCTGCAACTGTCCGCCGTGGACAGGGTGATCGTGGTCGGCGCGACGTCGGGCGAGGCTCCGGACCCTGTCACGCCCGTACACACTCAGGACCACGTACGCCCCGAGTGGCGCGAGGGCCACCTGACCCTGGCGCTGGTCCCGGCGGCAAGCAACACCCTGGCCCCCTTCGAGGTCCCCAACCCAACCCCCTGCTGCGCAGACCACCCATGACTATGCCCACCCAAGGGGCGCGGGGAACTGCGCGACCAGCCCCCACGCAGCCGCACTATGACGACAACCGCGCCCCCTTTTCCCCCCGTCACATCACTCCGCCGCAGCCCGCCCCGTAAGCGCCGTCAAACTACTCCGCACATGATCCATATGTGCCTGCACGTCATCCCACGTCTCCCCGTGCTCGCGCAGCACCCGCTCCGTATCCCGAGCAACCCGCTCCGCCCGCACCCGAGCCTCCGCCACCACCTCATCCGCCCGCGAGGCCGCCTCCTCCTGCCGTCGCCGATCCGACAACTCCGCCTCGGCAAAAGCCTGTTGAGCCTCCTCCAACGCAGCCTCCGCAAGAGCCACCCGCTCGGCATACTCCGCATCCAGAGCCGCCGCCCGAGACGACGCCTCCCGCTCGGCCACCGCCCACCGCTCCTCGTGCTCCTTGGCCTGCTCCCCCAGCATCCCGGCGGTACGCTGCCGCACCTCACGCAACGCGGACAACGCCTCGGTACGCCCCTCCTTCACCTCCCGCCGAGCCCCGATCCGAATGTCGTCGGCCTCGGCGCGGGCAGCGAGGAGCCGCTGCCGAGCCCGTTCCTCCACCTCCGCACGCAGCGCGTCGGCGTACTCCCGCGCAGCCTGAAGCACACCCGAGGCGCGCGCCTCGGCCTGCGCGACCTCCTCCTCC
The nucleotide sequence above comes from Streptomyces sp. N50. Encoded proteins:
- a CDS encoding cellulose-binding protein, whose product is MSSATVSPRGFVAVRGRGYRPDQVDAYAAAISQYRDVAWERAARLTVLAKDMEAEAERMRGAVSRLAPQTYEALGERAQRLFRLGVEEAAALRESARRAAEEEVAQAEARASGVLQAAREYADALRAEVEERARQRLLAARAEADDIRIGARREVKEGRTEALSALREVRQRTAGMLGEQAKEHEERWAVAEREASSRAAALDAEYAERVALAEAALEEAQQAFAEAELSDRRRQEEAASRADEVVAEARVRAERVARDTERVLREHGETWDDVQAHMDHVRSSLTALTGRAAAE